The Bacillota bacterium genome has a segment encoding these proteins:
- a CDS encoding ribonuclease J, whose amino-acid sequence MARGDRALSIIPLGGVGEIGKNMFVYEYDEDLILVDAGVMFPDDDMLGIDLVIPDISYLKENRDRLRGVFLTHGHEDHIGAVPYVLREIPEVPIYGTRLTLGLLESKLMEFGMAEDATLICVQAGDQVQVGSWFTVEFIHVNHSIPDVVAIAVTTPEGVVIHCSDFKFDQTPIDGKVADYHRLAELGKEGVLAVLSDSTNAERPGYTLSERALTETFNDIFRKAEGRVLVATFASNVHRIQQVIDASIKFDRKIGLVGRSMVNVVTIAKNLGYLNLPEEILIDIGEVDDYPPQQLTIITTGSQGEPMSALTRMAMSNHRQLEIYPGDTVVVSANPIPGNEKMIGRTIDYLFRQGAEVIYHSVSGVHVSGHASQEELKLLLNLCRPKYFFPIHGEHRMLFTHARLGMSVGIPPDNIVIMDKGEVWQIKDGVLQKAGQVKCDPVYVDGLGVGDVGNIVLRDRQQLSQDGILVVVVTIDRQTGTVVAGPDIITRGFVYVRESEKFLEEIQQRATDIMQRCTLNGILEWGPIKEEIRSDLSQYLYGRIKRRPMILPIIMEV is encoded by the coding sequence ATGGCGAGGGGAGATCGTGCGCTCTCAATTATACCCCTCGGCGGAGTCGGCGAGATTGGTAAAAATATGTTCGTTTACGAATACGATGAGGATCTGATCTTGGTAGACGCCGGGGTAATGTTTCCCGATGACGATATGCTAGGTATTGATCTGGTTATTCCGGATATTTCTTACCTAAAGGAGAATCGAGACAGGTTACGGGGTGTCTTCTTGACCCACGGTCACGAGGACCATATTGGGGCGGTGCCCTATGTACTTAGGGAGATCCCTGAGGTGCCCATCTATGGGACTAGGTTGACCTTGGGTCTTCTGGAAAGCAAATTGATGGAATTTGGCATGGCGGAGGACGCCACCCTGATCTGCGTCCAGGCAGGGGATCAGGTACAGGTGGGTTCGTGGTTTACGGTGGAGTTTATCCATGTGAACCACAGCATTCCCGATGTGGTGGCTATTGCTGTTACCACACCGGAAGGTGTGGTAATTCATTGTAGTGACTTCAAGTTTGACCAGACGCCTATTGATGGCAAGGTGGCTGATTATCACCGGTTAGCGGAACTGGGTAAAGAAGGTGTTTTGGCGGTACTTTCCGATAGTACCAACGCGGAGCGGCCGGGGTATACCCTCTCGGAGCGGGCCCTGACGGAGACCTTCAATGACATCTTTCGCAAGGCCGAAGGCCGGGTGCTGGTGGCGACCTTTGCCTCCAACGTGCACCGGATTCAGCAGGTGATCGATGCCTCGATCAAGTTCGACCGCAAGATTGGCCTGGTGGGTCGTTCCATGGTCAATGTGGTTACCATTGCAAAGAACTTGGGTTATCTGAATCTACCCGAGGAGATCCTGATTGACATCGGTGAAGTGGATGATTATCCACCCCAGCAGCTGACCATCATCACCACCGGAAGCCAAGGGGAGCCGATGTCCGCCCTGACCAGGATGGCGATGAGTAACCATCGACAGTTGGAGATCTACCCGGGGGATACGGTGGTGGTTTCCGCTAACCCCATCCCTGGGAATGAGAAGATGATCGGCCGGACCATTGACTATCTCTTCCGGCAAGGCGCTGAAGTGATCTACCATTCGGTGTCCGGTGTGCACGTCTCCGGGCACGCTAGCCAGGAAGAATTGAAGCTGTTGCTCAATTTGTGCCGTCCGAAGTATTTCTTCCCCATCCACGGTGAACACCGGATGCTCTTCACCCATGCTCGGTTAGGGATGAGTGTGGGGATTCCCCCGGATAACATCGTGATCATGGATAAGGGCGAGGTCTGGCAGATCAAGGATGGTGTGCTGCAGAAGGCCGGACAGGTCAAATGCGATCCCGTTTATGTGGACGGGTTGGGCGTAGGCGATGTGGGGAACATCGTGCTGCGGGACCGCCAGCAGTTGTCCCAGGATGGTATCCTGGTGGTGGTGGTCACCATCGACCGGCAGACGGGTACCGTGGTGGCGGGCCCGGATATTATTACCCGTGGCTTTGTCTACGTCCGGGAGTCGGAGAAGTTCTTGGAAGAGATCCAGCAGCGGGCTACCGACATTATGCAACGGTGCACCCTCAACGGCATTTTGGAGTGGGGCCCCATCAAGGAAGAGATTCGTTCGGATCTGTCCCAGTACCTGTACGGACGCATCAAGCGGCGCCCCATGATTCTGCCCATTATCATGGAAGTGTAG